A part of Sebastes fasciatus isolate fSebFas1 chromosome 10, fSebFas1.pri, whole genome shotgun sequence genomic DNA contains:
- the timm8a gene encoding mitochondrial import inner membrane translocase subunit Tim8 A, which yields MNGQGVTADPQLQHFIEIESQKQRFQQLVHQMTEVCWEKCMDKPGPKMDSRTDVCFVNCVERFIDTSQFILNRLDQTQKSKGSFSETMSE from the exons ATGAACGGCCAGGGAGTGACAGCGGACCCTCAGCTTCAGCACTTCATCGAAATCGAGTCTCAGAAGCAGAGATTTCAGCAGCTGGTGCATCAGATGACAGAGGTTTGCTGG GAGAAATGTATGGATAAACCCGGGCCAAAGATGGACTCCAGGACAGATGTGTGCTTCGTTAACTGCGTGGAGCGGTTTATTGACACCAGCCAGTTCATCCTAAACAGACTGGACCAGACTCAGAAGAGCAAGGGCTCCTTCTCTGAGACCATGTCGGAATGA
- the btk gene encoding tyrosine-protein kinase BTK isoform X2, with protein MVRFNKDLMQKYHPCFWADGTWLCCKQEVKQAMGCKVLDSKNGFTSKASRRRGSRKPLPPTPTEEKSVRPLPPQPPEAPSQSVGMTVIAEYSYTAISDQHLELTKDEEYTILEMPDQNWWKARDKYGNEGYIPCNYVVEAKNGLDRFDWYCKNTNRSQSEKLLKTENKDGGFLVRDSSKAGKYTVSLFSKTGGDAGGNCRHYNICTTSQGQVYLAEKHNFGTIPELINYHQHNAAGMVSRLKYIVSNRARPPSTAGLGYGMWEIDPLDLTFLRELGTGQFGLVKYGKWQGQHDVAIKMIREGSMSEDDFIEEAKIMMKLRQENLVQLYGVCTKQRPIYIVTEFLSNGCLLTYLREGLKQHPTAVQLLEMCKDVSEGMAYLEAQQYIHRDLAARNCLVDGNGTVKVTDFGLSRYVLDDEYTSSAGSKFPVRWSPPEVLLYCKFSSKSDIWAYGVLLWEVYTLGRLPYERLSNTEIVEQVSRGHRLYRPQLANDRVYGIMTSCWHDKADERPNFQELKVTVQDLLYELQ; from the exons A TGGTGCGCTTCAACAAGGACCTCATGCAGAAGTACCATCCTTGTTTCTGGGCGGACGGGACGTGGCTGTGCTGCAAGCAGGAAGTTAAACAAGCTATGGGCTGCAAGGTGCTGGATAGTAAGAACG GCTTTACATCTAAAGCATCTCGGCGAAGGGGGTCCAGGAAACCTCTTCCTCCTACCCCAACAGAG GAGAAGTCTGTTCGGCCTTTACCTCCACAGCCTCCTGAGGCGCCCTCCCAATCTGTAGGCATGACTGTCATAGCAGAGTATAGCTACACAGCCATTAGCGACCAACACCTGGAGCTGACGAAGGATGAAGAGTACACCATCCTGGAGATGCCTGATCAGAACTGGTGGAAAGCCAGAGACAAATATGG GAATGAAGGATATATACCTTGTAATTATGTCGTGGAAGCCAAAAATGGGCTAGATAGATTTGA CTGGTATTGCAAGAATACGAACCGCAGCCAGTCAGAAAAACTGTTAAAGACTGAG AACAAAGACGGAGGCTTCCTGGTACGGGACTCAAGCAAGGCCGGGAAATACACCGTGTCTTTGTTCAGTAAGACTGGCGG GGACGCTGGTGGGAACTGCAGACATTATAACATCTGCACCACCTCACAGGGCCAGGTTTACCTGGCAGAGAAGCATAATTTCGGCACCATCCCAGAGCTCATCAACTACCACCAGCACAATGCAGCAG GTATGGTTAGCAGGCTGAAATACATCGTATCTAACCGGGCACGGCCTCCATCAACAGCAGGGCTTGGCTACG GTATGTGGGAGATCGATCCCCTTGACCTCACCTTCCTCAGGGAGCTGGGCACTGGACAGTTTGGATTGGTGAAGTACGGAAAGTGGCAGGGCCAGCATGACGTTGCCATTAAGATGATCAGAGAGGGCTCCATGTCTGAAGATGATTTCATAGAAGAAGCCAAAATCATGAT GAAGCTTCGCCAGGAAAACCTGGTCCAGCTGTACGGCGTGTGCACCAAACAAAGACCCATTTATATAGTGACTGAGTTCCTGTCTAATGGCTGCCTGCTGACGTACCTCAGGGAGGGCCTGAAGCAGCACCCGACGGCCGTCCAGCTCCTAGAGATGTGTAAAGACGTCTCCGAGGGCATGGCCTATCTGGAGGCACAGCAGTACATCCACAGAGACCTG GCTGCCAGGAACTGTTTAGTTGATGGGAATGGCACCGTCAAAGTGACTGACTTTGGACTGTCAAG GTACGTCTTAGATGATGAGTACACAAGCTCAGCAGGTTCCAAGTTTCCTGTTCGCTGGTCGCCTCCTGAGGTCCTCCTCTACTGCAAATTCAGCAGCAAGTCAGACATTTGGGCATATG GGGTTCTTCTGTGGGAGGTGTACACTTTGGGACGACTTCCGTATGAGCGCCTTAGCAACACGGAAATAGTGGAACAGGTGTCCAGAGGCCATCGCCTCTACCGCCCCCAGCTGGCCAACGACAGGGTCTATGGCATTATGACAAGTTGCTGGCATGAT aaaGCAGATGAGAGACCCAACTTCCAGGAGCTGAAGGTGACTGTTCAGGATTTGCTGTACGAGCTCCAGTAG
- the LOC141775722 gene encoding magnesium transporter NIPA2, producing MEVNRTDFYIGLSLAVSSSAFIGASFILKKKGLLRLASKGSMRAGQGGYAYLKEWLWWAGLISMGTGEAANFAAYAFAPATLVTPLGALSVLVSAVLSTYFLNERLNVHGKIGCLLCVLGSTVMVIHAPQEEEVASLSAMAEKLKDPGFIVFAVCVVGSSLVLIFAVAPRFGQKNVLVYILICSVIGSLSVSCVKGLGIGIKELFAGTAVLKDPLFWALVISLIICISIQINYLNKALDIFNTSLVTPIYYVFFTTSVMACSAILFKEWLRMTADGAVGTISGFLTIILGIFLLHAFKDITFSCDSLPQFLRKGPQGFPWGHQPYVALPSHETQSEDEIKLPREGSSKGGWGTHQRAP from the exons ATGGAGGTGAACCGAACGGACTTCTACATCGGTCTCTCTCTGGCTGTGAGCTCCAGCGCTTTCATCGGAGCCAGTTTCATCCTGAAGAAGAAAGGCCTGCTGAGACTGGCCAGCAAAGGGTCAATGCGAGCAG GTCAAGGGGGGTATGCTTACCTGAAGGAATGGCTGTGGTGGGCCGGACTGATATCAA TGGGAACTGGAGAGGCCGCCAACTTCGCTGCGTATGCATTCGCGCCGGCCACACTGGTGACTCCTCTCGGAGCATTGAGTGTACTTGTGAG TGCCGTGCTCTCCACTTACTTTCTGAATGAGAGGCTGAACGTGCATGGGAAGATCGGTTGTTTGCTGTGCGTCTTGGGCTCCACGGTGATGGTGATCCATGCCccgcaggaggaggaggttgccTCCCTCAGTGCCATGGCTGAGAAGCTCAAAGACCCAG GTTTCATTGTGTTTGCTGTGTGCGTTGTTGGAAGCAGCCTGGTTCTTATCTTTGCCGTGGCTCCGCGGTTTGGACAGAAGAATGTGCTGGTCTACATCCTgatctgctctgtgattggctccCTGTCTGTGTCTTGTGTGAAGGGCCTGGGCATTGGCATTAAGGAGCTGTTTGCCGGGACAGCAGTGCTGAAGGATCCCCTGTTCTGGGCCTTGGTCATCAGCCTGATAATCTGCATCAGCATTCAAATCAATTACCTGAACAAAGCCCTCGACATCTTCAACACCTCCCTAGTCACGCCCATCTACTACGTCTTCTTCACCACCTCCGTCATGGCCTGCTCGGCCATTCTCTTCAAGGAGTGGTTGCGTATGACCGCTGACGGAGCAGTGGGAACAATTAGCGGGTTCCTCACCATCATTTTGGGGATCTTCCTCCTCCATGCCTTCAAGGACATTACATTTAGCTGTGATTCCCTCCCACAGTTCCTGAGGAAGGGTCCTCAGGGCTTTCCATGGGGGCACCAGCCGTATGTGGCTCTTCCCAGCCACGAAACACAATCAGAGGATGAGATTAAACTGCCCAGAGAAGGAAGCTCAAAGGGGGGCTGGGGTACGCACCAGAGAGCTCCTTAA
- the mars2 gene encoding methionine--tRNA ligase, mitochondrial gives MRSSFLFVTRSCKALHRLQPFSAQRIPVLRYRSTHSSREDRSYYITTPIFYVNASPHLGHLYSAVLADCLHRYKLLQGFNSKFATGTDEHGLKIQQAAEAAGKDPLTFCTEVSERFKHLFSSCNVSCTDFIRTTEQRHRQAVEHFWSVLWNTGLIYKGSYEGWYSTQDESFLTASQVADALDSSGKEIKVSLESGHKVEWMKEENYMFRLSAFRSQLLDWLGGNPRAIQPERFHQEVLQWLQEDLPDLSVSRQRSRLQWGIPVPGDAEQTIYVWLDALVNYLAVAGYPDKHDQWWNVAHHIVGKDILKFHAIYWPAFLLGAGLPLPQTIYVHSHWTVGGKKMSKSLGNVVDPLERSQMFTTDGMRYFLLRQGVPDSDCDYTDGKVIKLLNAELADSLGGLLNRCTAPALNPAQVYPSFCPQSFPRDQEGRAVVEDYHMLDAVRNLPAVVEQHYESMHVYKALEAIGSCVRQTNGFIQRHVPWKLDRRDSKDQRWLDTINHVSLECLRIYGTLLQPVVPGISDKLLSRLGVRPGERSWADVSFLPRFQGNDCPFEGRALGSDSGVLFSRLESQNLDKQKPKKTKKAANVK, from the exons ATGAGGAGCTCCTTTCTGTTTGTCACCAGGAGCTGTAAGGCTCTTCACAGGCTGCAACCATTTTCAGCTCAAAGGATCCCTGTGTTGAGATACAGGAGCACCCATTCCTCCAGAGAGGACAGGAGTTACTACATCACCACTCCCATCTTCTATGTCAATGCTTCTCCTCATTTAGGACACTTGTATTCAGCTGTGCTAGCTGACTGCTTGCACAGGTATAAGCTGCTGCAGGGCTTCAACTCAAAGTTTGCAACAG GCACAGACGAACATGGCTTGAAAATCCAACAAGCTGCTGAAGCTGCAGGAAAAGATCCCCTGACATTCTGCACTGAAGTGTCTGAGAGATTCAAGCATCTCTTCAGCAGCTGCAACGTATCGTGCACAGACTTCATAAGAACCACTGAGCAGAGACACCGCCAGGCCGTGGAGCATTTCTGGTCAGTGCTCTGGAACACAGGGCTCATCTACAAGGGGAGTTATGAAGGCTGGTACTCCACCCAAGATGAAAGCTTCCTCACGGCGTCGCAGGTGGCCGATGCTCTGGACTCATCGGGGAAGGAGATCAAAGTATCGCTGGAGAGTGGCCACAAG GTGGAGTGGATGAAAGAGGAGAACTACATGTTTCGTCTGTCTGCGTTTCGGTCTCAGCTGCTCGACTGGCTCGGAGGAAATCCCCGGGCCATACAGCCTGAGCGTTTCCACCAGGAAGTCCTCCAATGGCTGCAGGAGGACCTCCCTGACCTCTCGGTCTCCCGTCAGAGAAGCCGCCTTCAGTGGGGCATCCCAGTCCCGGGTGATGCTGAACAAACCATCTACGTGTGGCTAGACGCTCTGGTGAACTACCTCGCGGTCGCTGGCTATCCAGATAAACACGACCAGTGGTGGAACGTGGCCCACCACATTGTTGGAAAGGACATCTTAAAGTTTCATGCCATCTACTGGCCAGCTTTTCTTCTTGGGGCTGGACTGCCGCTGCCACAGACGATATATGTGCACTCTCACTGGACGGTCGGCGGAAAGAAGATGTCTAAAAGTTTGGGTAACGTGGTGGATCCTCTTGAACGCTCACAGATGTTCACAACTGATGGGATGAGGTACTTTCTTCTGCGTCAGGGTGTCCCAGACTCCGACTGCGATTACACAGACGGCAAAGTTATCAAGCTGCTCAACGCAGAGCTCGCCGACTCTCTGGGTGGTCTGCTGAACCGCTGCACAGCTCCAGCTCTGAACCCAGCTCAGGTCTACCCGTCTTTCTGCCCTCAGTCCTTCCCAAGGGACCAGGAAGGCAGGGCGGTGGTTGAAGACTACCACATGTTGGATGCTGTGAGAAACCTCCCCGCCGTGGTGGAGCAGCACTACGAGAGCATGCATGTGTACAAAGCTCTGGAGGCCATCGGCTCTTGTGTGAGGCAGACCAACGGGTTCATTCAGCGCCACGTACCGTGGAAGCTGGATAGGAGGGACAGTAAAGACCAGCGCTGGCTGGACACCATCAACCATGTCTCCCTTGAATGCTTGAGGATTTATGGCACACTCCTCCAGCCAGTAGTGCCGGGGATTTCTGACAAGCTGCTGTCCAGACTCGGGGTGCGACCGGGCGAGAGGAGCTGGGCAGATGTGAGCTTCCTGCCAAGGTTTCAGGGAAACGACTGTCCCTTTGAAGGGAGAGCGCTAGGATCTGACTCGGGAGTGCTTTTTAGTCGCTTGGAAAGTCAGAATTTAGATAAACAAAAAcctaagaaaacaaaaaaggcaGCAAATGTGAAATGA